One Saimiri boliviensis isolate mSaiBol1 chromosome 17, mSaiBol1.pri, whole genome shotgun sequence genomic window carries:
- the LOC141581745 gene encoding somatotropin-like, producing MVGRSLGEPHGTGKVEGKSVGLIPSSGSWASLLLAFALLCLPQLQEEEAYIPKEQKYSFLQNSQTYLSFSESVPTPANKRETQQESNLELLRIPLLLIQLWLKPVQFLRSVFANSQLHSISNTDIYEYLKDLEEGIQTLMQRLEDGNPRTGEIFKQTYRKFYRNSHNDDALLETYMLLFCFWKDMDKMETFLHIVQCCSVEGRCGF from the exons ATGGTCGGTCGGTCACTGGGGGAGCCCCACGGCACAGGGAAAGTGGAGGGCAAAAGTGTGGGGTTGATTCCCTCTAGTG GCTCCTGGGCGTCCCTGCTCCTGGCTTTTGCCCTGCTCTGCCTGCCCCAGCTTCAAG AG GAAGAAGCCTATAtcccaaaggaacagaaatacTCCTTCCTGCAGAATAGCCAGACGTACCTCTCCTTCTCAGAGTCTGTCCCAACACCAGCTAACAAAAGGGAAACTCAGCAGGAATC GAACTTAGAGCTGCTCCGTATCCCCCTGCTGCTCAtccagctgtggctcaagcctgtgcaGTTCCTCAGGAGTGTCTTTGCCAACAGCCAACTGCATAGCATCTCGAATACTGACATCTATGAGTACCTGAAGGACCTAGAGGAAGGCATCCAAACTCTGA tGCAAAGGCTGGAAGATGGCAACCCCCGGACTGGGGAGATCTTCAAGCAGACCTACAGGAAGTTTTACAGAAACTCGCACAATGATGACGCACTGCTCGAGACCTACATGCTGCTCTTCTGCTTCTGGAAGGACATGGACAAGATGGAGACCTTCCTGCACATTGTGCAGTGCTGCTCTGTGGAGGGTCGCTGTGGCTTCTAG